In the genome of Paenibacillus thermoaerophilus, one region contains:
- a CDS encoding metallophosphoesterase, which yields MRRNIVWAVGILLAVLAVIHVYIGWNIVLFLEAWGADGFGWLAGTALAVLAVAYLLGRLGQAVMPGALTDAVKSIGSLWLAGIQYLLLLLPVADLVGWIAALAGADADRSVRWIGGAVLLVLLVLFAFGTRNAWSPVVRRYELDIDKRAGDRSRLRVMVASDLHLGTIVGNRHIRRLLEQAERIRPDLILLAGDVLDDDLGPFLRKDMKSVLGRLRAPLGVYAVLGNHEYYGGHIDRYVEVMREIGIPVLRDEVVELEGGRIVIAGRKDKTAETADPEGRLPLEELLRDVDPQTPILLMDHQPYGLDRAEACGVDVMVSGHTHRGQLAPNHLITRRLFELDWGYKRKGRLHAVVSSGFGTWGPPLRIGSRSEVIQLDIRFQG from the coding sequence GTGAGGCGCAATATCGTATGGGCTGTCGGTATCCTCTTGGCCGTGTTGGCCGTCATTCATGTGTACATTGGCTGGAATATCGTCCTGTTCCTCGAAGCTTGGGGGGCGGACGGCTTCGGCTGGCTGGCGGGCACAGCGCTTGCCGTGCTGGCGGTCGCTTATTTGCTGGGCAGATTGGGGCAGGCGGTCATGCCGGGCGCGCTGACCGACGCCGTCAAATCTATCGGTTCCTTGTGGCTGGCAGGTATCCAATATCTACTGCTGCTTCTCCCCGTCGCGGATCTGGTCGGCTGGATCGCCGCGCTTGCCGGCGCCGACGCCGACCGGTCCGTCCGGTGGATCGGCGGGGCCGTATTGCTCGTCCTGCTCGTTCTGTTCGCGTTCGGCACCCGCAATGCCTGGTCGCCCGTCGTCCGGCGGTACGAGCTGGACATCGACAAGCGGGCCGGCGACCGCAGCCGCCTGCGCGTCATGGTCGCTTCCGATCTGCATCTCGGAACGATTGTCGGGAACCGGCATATCCGCCGTTTGCTCGAACAAGCGGAACGCATCCGGCCCGATCTGATTTTGCTTGCGGGAGACGTGCTGGACGACGATCTGGGGCCGTTTCTCCGGAAGGACATGAAGTCGGTCCTCGGCCGTCTGCGTGCGCCGCTGGGGGTCTATGCCGTGCTGGGGAATCATGAATATTACGGCGGACATATCGACCGGTACGTCGAGGTCATGAGAGAAATCGGTATTCCCGTGCTTCGCGACGAGGTCGTGGAGCTGGAAGGCGGCCGGATCGTCATCGCCGGACGCAAGGATAAAACGGCCGAGACGGCCGACCCGGAAGGTCGGCTGCCGCTGGAGGAGCTGTTGCGGGACGTCGATCCGCAGACGCCGATTCTGCTGATGGACCATCAGCCGTACGGCCTGGATCGCGCGGAGGCGTGCGGCGTGGATGTGATGGTGTCCGGCCATACGCATCGCGGCCAGCTCGCCCCCAACCATCTGATTACCCGCAGGCTGTTCGAGCTCGATTGGGGCTACAAGCGCAAGGGCCGCCTGCATGCGGTCGTCTCTTCGGGGTTCGGGACATGGGGGCCGCCGCTGCGGATCGGCAGCCGCTCGGAAGTGATCCAGCTCGACATCCGGTTTCAAGGCTGA
- a CDS encoding DUF1641 domain-containing protein, producing the protein MSETLTQEPAAVPAVARDLDILDQLMKPEVQKALTELVDNLPKLAEMVSQLIKAYDIAQSLATDRVLIEDLKGGFEEFVKPIGEKAKGLAAAAVEASDRAQNDTSTIGLFGILKMLKDPQVQKTLRFAQAFLDVLSDRQKQR; encoded by the coding sequence GTGTCCGAAACATTGACGCAAGAACCGGCAGCCGTTCCGGCAGTTGCCCGCGATTTGGACATTCTCGACCAGTTGATGAAACCCGAAGTGCAGAAAGCTCTTACCGAGCTGGTGGACAATCTTCCCAAGCTCGCCGAGATGGTCTCGCAGCTGATCAAAGCCTACGACATCGCTCAATCGCTCGCGACGGACCGCGTTCTGATCGAGGATCTGAAAGGCGGATTCGAGGAATTCGTCAAGCCGATCGGCGAGAAAGCCAAAGGACTCGCGGCCGCAGCCGTCGAAGCCAGCGATCGTGCCCAAAACGATACGTCCACGATCGGTCTGTTCGGCATCCTGAAAATGTTGAAAGATCCGCAAGTCCAAAAAACGCTGCGGTTCGCGCAAGCTTTCCTGGACGTACTGTCGGATCGACAAAAACAGCGCTAA
- a CDS encoding NAD(P)/FAD-dependent oxidoreductase, protein MAKHIVILGAGYGGLLTAQTARKYLSAEEAKITIVNRTPYHQIVTELHRLAVGGLNEGNVALPLEKLLRNRNVELRIDTVTNIGLEQKQVSLASGATLNYDQLVIALGSETAFFGIPGLEENSFTLKSVEDAKKIHAHVEAKIEAYAQTKNKADATFVIGGGGLSGIELIGELVDTLPKVCLQKGVDFNDISLYCVEAAPSILAGFSPDLVERAKTSLEKRGVKILTGVAVTEVQGSNVILKDGTTIEANTLVWTGGVTGNSVVANSGIEAVRGRATVNEFLQSTSHPDVYLAGDSAVVMGPEGRPYPPSAQLAWQMGETVGYNLFATIKGLPQKSFKPVFSGTLASLGRKDAIGTIGAHQTKLKGLPASLMKEASNVRYLSHIDGLFSLVY, encoded by the coding sequence ATGGCTAAGCATATTGTGATACTGGGCGCCGGCTACGGCGGGCTGTTGACCGCGCAAACCGCGCGCAAATATTTGTCGGCGGAAGAAGCGAAAATCACCATCGTCAATCGTACCCCTTACCATCAGATCGTCACCGAGCTTCATCGTCTGGCCGTCGGCGGCTTGAACGAAGGCAACGTCGCGCTGCCGCTCGAGAAGCTGCTGCGCAACCGCAACGTCGAGCTTCGCATCGACACGGTGACGAATATCGGACTGGAGCAAAAGCAAGTCAGCCTGGCGAGCGGGGCAACGCTGAACTACGATCAGCTCGTTATCGCGCTCGGCAGCGAAACGGCGTTCTTCGGCATCCCGGGACTGGAAGAAAACAGCTTCACGCTGAAATCGGTTGAAGACGCGAAGAAGATCCATGCGCATGTCGAAGCGAAAATCGAAGCGTACGCCCAAACCAAAAACAAAGCGGACGCCACGTTCGTTATCGGCGGCGGCGGCTTGTCCGGCATCGAGCTGATCGGCGAGCTGGTCGACACGCTTCCGAAGGTGTGCTTGCAAAAAGGCGTCGACTTCAACGACATTTCGTTGTACTGCGTCGAGGCGGCGCCGTCGATCCTGGCCGGCTTCTCGCCGGATCTCGTCGAGCGCGCGAAAACCAGCCTCGAAAAACGCGGCGTCAAAATTTTGACGGGCGTAGCGGTCACGGAAGTCCAAGGCAGCAACGTCATCCTGAAGGACGGCACCACGATCGAAGCCAACACGCTCGTATGGACGGGCGGCGTCACGGGCAACTCCGTCGTCGCCAACTCGGGCATCGAAGCCGTTCGCGGCCGCGCGACAGTCAACGAATTCCTGCAATCCACTTCGCATCCCGATGTGTATCTGGCGGGCGACAGCGCCGTCGTCATGGGGCCGGAAGGACGTCCGTATCCGCCTAGCGCCCAGCTCGCATGGCAGATGGGCGAGACTGTCGGCTACAACCTGTTCGCGACGATCAAAGGCCTCCCGCAAAAAAGCTTCAAGCCGGTATTCTCCGGCACGTTGGCAAGCTTGGGACGCAAGGACGCGATCGGCACGATCGGCGCCCACCAGACGAAGCTGAAAGGTCTGCCGGCTTCGCTGATGAAAGAGGCGAGCAACGTTCGTTATCTGTCCCACATCGACGGATTGTTCTCGCTTGTGTATTGA